Proteins encoded together in one Undibacterium sp. CCC3.4 window:
- the lptM gene encoding LPS translocon maturation chaperone LptM, whose product MRTLISTLLLLALLSACGQKSPLFLPKIPPAATPTTPPAAKAATPAAAVPDTLTK is encoded by the coding sequence ATGCGTACACTGATTTCCACCCTGCTGTTGCTGGCCCTACTGTCCGCTTGCGGCCAAAAAAGCCCCTTGTTCCTGCCGAAAATTCCACCGGCCGCCACGCCTACCACGCCGCCCGCTGCCAAAGCTGCCACGCCGGCTGCCGCCGTGCCCGATACGCTGACAAAATAG
- the ccsB gene encoding c-type cytochrome biogenesis protein CcsB, producing MQVTHEVIQDVTPEATPEYTPYQSFFQRLTVLDWLYAVVLSMAALFALNRFGTHMDVYEQAILLLAAPTFACLGWYWKPVRWLIAVLALTSLYAIHLYGGSLDAANQKFLLKYLLSSQSAILWMSLLFFLATIFYWGGLLRRSDFGTSIGSLLCWAAVIMGFTGMLVRWYESYLVGADVGHIPVSNLYEVFILFSMITALFYLYYEQQYATRQLGAFVLLVISAAVAFLLWYTVSRDAAEIQPLVPALQSWWMKIHVPANFIGYGTFSLAAMVGVAYLLKDKGYLADRLPSLEVLDDVMYKAIAVGFAFFTIATILGALWAADAWGGYWSWDPKETWALIVWLNYAAWLHMRLMKGLRGQVAAWWALVGLLVTSFAFLGVNMFLSGLHSYGTL from the coding sequence ATGCAAGTCACACATGAAGTAATACAGGATGTAACACCGGAAGCCACACCCGAATACACGCCGTACCAGAGTTTTTTTCAGCGTCTGACGGTGCTCGACTGGCTGTATGCGGTAGTGCTCAGCATGGCGGCGCTGTTTGCACTGAACCGTTTCGGTACGCATATGGATGTCTATGAACAAGCGATACTGCTGCTGGCCGCGCCCACCTTTGCTTGCTTGGGCTGGTATTGGAAGCCGGTACGTTGGCTCATCGCGGTCTTGGCGCTCACCAGTCTGTATGCCATCCACCTATATGGCGGTTCTTTAGACGCTGCGAACCAAAAGTTTCTTCTCAAGTATCTGTTGTCGAGCCAGTCGGCGATACTGTGGATGAGCCTGCTGTTTTTTCTGGCGACCATCTTTTATTGGGGCGGCTTGCTCAGACGCTCAGATTTCGGTACCTCGATCGGGTCGCTGCTATGCTGGGCCGCGGTGATCATGGGCTTTACCGGCATGCTGGTGCGTTGGTATGAGTCGTATCTGGTGGGTGCCGACGTCGGCCATATTCCGGTGTCGAACCTGTATGAAGTGTTCATTCTGTTCTCGATGATCACGGCATTGTTCTACTTGTATTACGAGCAACAATATGCCACGCGCCAGCTTGGTGCTTTTGTCTTGCTGGTCATTTCGGCTGCCGTCGCTTTTTTGTTGTGGTACACGGTGTCGCGCGATGCCGCCGAAATTCAACCGCTGGTGCCGGCCTTGCAAAGCTGGTGGATGAAGATTCACGTGCCGGCCAATTTCATCGGCTACGGTACTTTTTCGCTGGCGGCTATGGTCGGGGTGGCCTACCTGCTCAAGGATAAAGGTTATCTGGCCGATCGTTTGCCATCGCTCGAAGTACTCGATGATGTGATGTACAAGGCCATCGCGGTCGGCTTTGCCTTTTTCACCATCGCCACCATACTCGGCGCGCTGTGGGCGGCTGACGCCTGGGGCGGCTATTGGTCGTGGGATCCGAAAGAGACCTGGGCTTTGATTGTCTGGCTCAACTATGCCGCTTGGTTGCATATGCGTTTGATGAAGGGTTTGCGTGGGCAAGTGGCGGCTTGGTGGGCACTGGTCGGTTTGCTGGTGACCAGCTTCGCTTTCTTGGGGGTCAATATGTTTTTGTCTGGTTTGCACTCTTACGGCACCTTATAA
- a CDS encoding cytochrome c biogenesis protein ResB, whose product MDNNTDPELITDTGGVELKTRRVWLADAVELLSSMRFAISLLSLIAIASVIGTVLKQNEPMPNYVNQFGPFWFEVFKSLSLYGLYSSWWFLLIMAFLVLSTSLCLIRNTPKMLKDMRSWRENVREQSLRNFRHKDAWRSEHSRTQVLARLTAHLTRVGYRSKIVDKDGASLIAAKQGAANKWGYIFAHSAIVIICVGGMLDSEMPIRFQQWFMGKVPFDGNGIIADIPAKHRLALSNPTFRGNTMIPEGASSNTAIIAQQSGVFIQDLPFTIKLKKFTIDFYSTGMPKLFASDVEILDHASGKSFSSTIEVNHPLIYKGVALYQSSFEDGGSRLKLAAFPMTGTALQATPVRGEVGGSTPFPGQNGQDLTIEWSGFRPFNVENMARNGADVRAVNSGKSFNQQLSTDLQRHLGSAAKNANNKELKNVGASVQYKLRDKTGQAREFNNYMQSMLIDGEYMFLAGTRDSPADAFRYLRIPADDKDSVQEWMRLRAALMQATWRAEAAHRYALRAMSNSTPAAAQLQAQLAESAEKSLAIFAGTGQVAGFVAISQFLEKIPAAEQGKAADVFMKIFNGSLWDLWMVAREHDHLPALELSEKHGRFLQLATAALSDAYFYGAPVYLQLQQYEEIKASVLQVTRSPGKNVVYFGCLLLVLGVFSMFYIRERRLWIWLKDDGEGTQLMMALSSQRKTLDFEKEFAQLRLQLRQLTGSAQP is encoded by the coding sequence ATGGATAACAACACCGATCCCGAGTTGATCACAGATACAGGCGGCGTGGAGCTGAAAACGCGTCGTGTTTGGCTGGCCGATGCCGTGGAATTATTATCCTCCATGCGCTTTGCCATCAGCTTACTCAGTCTCATTGCCATTGCTTCCGTGATCGGCACCGTGCTCAAGCAAAACGAGCCTATGCCGAATTATGTCAATCAATTCGGTCCGTTTTGGTTCGAGGTATTCAAAAGCTTGAGTCTCTATGGCCTGTATTCGTCTTGGTGGTTTTTACTGATCATGGCGTTTTTGGTGCTGTCGACGAGTTTGTGTCTGATACGCAATACACCGAAAATGCTCAAAGATATGCGCAGTTGGCGTGAAAACGTGCGTGAGCAATCACTGCGTAATTTTCGGCATAAGGATGCCTGGCGTAGTGAACATAGCCGTACCCAGGTGTTGGCGCGCTTGACCGCGCATTTGACGCGCGTCGGTTACCGTAGCAAGATTGTCGACAAAGATGGGGCGAGCTTGATTGCTGCCAAACAGGGTGCGGCGAATAAATGGGGTTATATTTTTGCGCATAGCGCGATTGTCATCATTTGCGTTGGCGGCATGCTCGATTCCGAAATGCCTATCCGTTTTCAGCAATGGTTCATGGGCAAGGTACCGTTTGATGGCAATGGCATTATCGCGGACATACCGGCCAAGCATCGTTTAGCGCTGTCCAATCCTACCTTTCGTGGCAATACCATGATACCGGAAGGGGCCAGCAGCAATACGGCTATCATCGCTCAACAGAGCGGGGTCTTCATTCAGGATTTGCCGTTTACCATCAAACTGAAAAAATTCACCATCGATTTTTACAGCACCGGCATGCCCAAATTATTCGCCAGCGATGTGGAAATTCTCGATCATGCAAGCGGTAAGAGCTTTTCTTCTACCATTGAAGTCAATCATCCGCTGATCTACAAAGGCGTGGCACTGTATCAGTCCAGCTTTGAAGACGGTGGCAGTCGCCTCAAATTGGCCGCTTTTCCAATGACGGGTACGGCCTTACAAGCGACGCCAGTACGTGGCGAAGTCGGCGGCAGTACACCGTTTCCGGGACAGAATGGCCAGGACTTGACGATAGAGTGGTCCGGTTTTCGACCATTTAATGTGGAGAATATGGCAAGAAATGGCGCCGATGTACGCGCCGTGAATAGCGGCAAAAGCTTCAATCAACAGTTGAGCACGGATTTGCAACGCCATCTCGGTTCGGCCGCGAAGAATGCCAACAACAAGGAATTGAAAAACGTCGGTGCCAGCGTGCAGTACAAATTGCGTGATAAAACTGGGCAGGCACGCGAATTCAATAATTACATGCAGTCCATGCTGATCGACGGTGAGTACATGTTCCTGGCCGGCACGCGTGATTCACCGGCCGATGCCTTCCGTTATCTGCGGATTCCGGCCGATGATAAGGATAGTGTGCAAGAGTGGATGCGTTTGCGTGCGGCGCTGATGCAAGCAACTTGGCGTGCCGAAGCCGCGCATCGCTATGCCTTGCGGGCGATGTCGAACAGCACTCCTGCCGCAGCGCAATTGCAGGCACAACTGGCAGAATCGGCAGAAAAGAGTCTGGCTATTTTTGCCGGGACTGGCCAAGTGGCTGGATTTGTCGCGATTTCGCAGTTTCTGGAAAAAATTCCAGCCGCCGAGCAAGGCAAGGCAGCCGATGTGTTCATGAAAATATTCAACGGCAGTCTGTGGGACTTGTGGATGGTGGCGCGCGAACACGATCATTTGCCGGCACTGGAACTGTCTGAAAAACATGGCCGCTTCTTGCAATTGGCCACAGCGGCGCTGTCGGACGCGTATTTTTATGGCGCGCCGGTGTACCTGCAATTGCAGCAATATGAAGAGATCAAGGCCTCGGTATTGCAGGTGACGCGTTCGCCGGGCAAGAATGTGGTCTACTTCGGGTGCTTGTTGTTGGTGCTTGGTGTCTTTTCCATGTTTTACATCCGCGAGCGGCGCTTATGGATTTGGCTCAAAGATGATGGCGAGGGGACGCAACTCATGATGGCCTTGAGTTCACAGCGTAAAACGCTCGATTTTGAAAAAGAATTCGCCCAGTTGAGACTGCAATTGAGGCAACTCACCGGCTCGGCCCAGCCTTGA
- the cyaY gene encoding iron donor protein CyaY has product MTESEFMVLAETCLAQVQEIFETAFDNDELDVECSRSGNVLTIEFVNNGSKMIVNSQAPMQEMWLAARSGGFHYKYDGLHWNNTRDGSELFATLATLGAEQGR; this is encoded by the coding sequence ATGACTGAATCCGAATTCATGGTCCTTGCCGAGACTTGTCTCGCGCAGGTACAAGAAATATTTGAAACCGCATTCGACAACGATGAACTCGATGTCGAATGCAGCCGCAGTGGCAATGTCTTGACGATAGAATTTGTCAATAATGGCTCGAAAATGATCGTCAACAGCCAAGCGCCTATGCAGGAAATGTGGCTGGCTGCGCGCAGCGGCGGTTTCCATTATAAATACGATGGTCTGCACTGGAACAATACGCGCGACGGCAGTGAACTGTTTGCGACCTTGGCGACGCTGGGTGCCGAACAAGGCCGCTGA
- a CDS encoding protein-methionine-sulfoxide reductase heme-binding subunit MsrQ, translated as MHLTQQHQKRLKLALFFLALLPFVRLVAFALQGRLGANPVEFITRNSGDWTLYFLCFTLAITPLRKLSGWNWLIGWRRMLGLYTFSYASLHFLTFFWFDHFFDIEEMWADVVKRPFITVGFLAFVALLPLAATSTNGMIKRLGGKRWQWLHKLIYPISLLAVLHFYWMKAGKHDLVQPLLFALLVLSLLALRLWWKWRSGHRLAA; from the coding sequence ATGCATCTCACTCAACAACACCAAAAGCGCTTGAAGTTGGCGCTGTTTTTTCTGGCACTCTTGCCCTTCGTGCGTCTCGTGGCGTTTGCCTTGCAGGGCCGCTTAGGTGCCAATCCGGTCGAATTCATTACCCGTAACAGCGGTGATTGGACCTTGTATTTTCTGTGCTTTACCTTGGCCATCACCCCCTTGCGCAAATTGTCGGGGTGGAATTGGCTGATAGGCTGGCGTCGTATGCTGGGTTTGTATACTTTTTCTTACGCCAGTCTGCATTTCCTGACATTTTTTTGGTTCGATCACTTCTTTGATATCGAAGAGATGTGGGCCGATGTCGTCAAACGGCCATTCATCACAGTCGGGTTTCTGGCTTTCGTCGCACTGCTGCCCTTGGCCGCGACCAGCACCAATGGCATGATCAAACGCCTCGGCGGCAAGCGCTGGCAGTGGCTGCATAAGTTGATTTATCCGATCAGCCTGCTGGCAGTGCTGCATTTTTACTGGATGAAAGCTGGCAAACACGATCTGGTGCAACCGCTCTTGTTTGCGCTGCTGGTGCTGAGCTTGCTGGCACTGCGGCTGTGGTGGAAGTGGCGCTCAGGTCATAGACTTGCTGCTTGA
- the msrP gene encoding protein-methionine-sulfoxide reductase catalytic subunit MsrP, translating into MLIKTTAADQATPLSSEITPRAVFEGRRDFIRQIALGSIASAAVLEMANREAFAQSATARKLAALGNPAYALMEQKTPYKDATTYNNFYEFGTDKADPAQTAGSLRTHPWMVSIEGEVKKPMVLDLDSLLKLAPLEERVYRLRCVEGWSMVIPWIGYSLANLIKKVEPTGNARYVEFISLEDKKQMPGQRSPVLEWPYVEGLRLDEAMHPLALLSFGMYGEVLPNQNGAPVRMVLPWKYGFKSAKSIVKIRFTRDQPRTAWNLTAPNEYGFYSNVNPSVDHPRWSQASERRIGEDGLFARKRKTLMFNGYPEVASLYTGMDLKKFF; encoded by the coding sequence ATGCTGATCAAAACCACTGCCGCTGACCAGGCGACCCCGCTGTCTTCTGAAATCACGCCGCGCGCCGTGTTTGAAGGTCGGCGCGACTTCATCCGCCAGATCGCGCTTGGGTCTATCGCCAGCGCTGCAGTACTGGAAATGGCGAATCGCGAAGCCTTCGCGCAGAGTGCCACAGCGCGCAAGCTGGCCGCGCTCGGCAACCCGGCCTATGCGCTGATGGAGCAAAAAACGCCGTACAAAGACGCCACCACCTATAATAATTTTTACGAATTCGGCACCGACAAGGCCGACCCGGCGCAAACCGCCGGTTCCCTGCGCACCCATCCGTGGATGGTCAGCATAGAAGGGGAAGTCAAAAAACCGATGGTGCTCGATCTCGACAGCTTGCTCAAGCTGGCCCCGCTGGAAGAGCGCGTGTATCGTTTGCGCTGTGTGGAAGGCTGGTCGATGGTGATTCCGTGGATAGGCTATTCCTTGGCCAATTTGATCAAGAAAGTCGAACCGACCGGGAATGCCCGGTATGTGGAATTCATTTCGCTCGAAGATAAGAAACAGATGCCGGGGCAGCGCAGTCCGGTGCTGGAATGGCCATATGTTGAAGGTTTACGGCTCGATGAGGCGATGCATCCGCTGGCGCTGCTGAGTTTCGGCATGTATGGCGAGGTTTTGCCGAACCAGAATGGCGCACCGGTACGCATGGTCTTGCCTTGGAAATACGGCTTCAAGTCAGCCAAGTCGATTGTTAAAATCCGCTTCACGCGTGATCAACCGCGCACGGCATGGAATCTGACGGCGCCGAACGAATACGGCTTTTATTCCAACGTTAATCCCAGCGTCGATCATCCGCGCTGGTCGCAGGCGAGCGAGCGACGCATAGGCGAAGATGGTTTGTTCGCACGCAAACGCAAAACACTGATGTTCAACGGTTATCCTGAGGTGGCATCCCTGTATACCGGGATGGACTTGAAAAAATTCTTTTAA
- a CDS encoding pilus assembly protein PilM, which yields MAIDFASLLGRKNPPLIGLDISSFDIKLVELSEGSNKAYRLERYASEPLPKGAIQDGNIENIDQVSEAIRKLLKKSGATAKNVALAMPAAAVITKKIFLSAALSEQSLEVQVESEASQYIPFSMDEVSLDFCVIGPALNPEDVEVMLAASRKEKIEDRVAVAQASGLQAKVMDVESYAARSAMQRLIEKQANGGREQIYAIFQIGAKRTYIYIMLNGEVIYEREQQFGGSQLTQDIVRNYGLSQEEAELKKKNGELPDSYEMELLEPFLENAALEVTRAIQFFFTSTPYTRVDQIFLTGGCAVLTGLVDIVAERTKISTAVLSPFKGMELAPGVNEKALRNDATAYTVACGLALRRFG from the coding sequence TTGGCTATCGATTTTGCATCACTGCTGGGCAGAAAAAACCCGCCTCTTATCGGTTTGGACATCAGTTCGTTCGATATTAAGCTGGTGGAATTGTCTGAAGGCAGTAATAAGGCATACCGACTGGAACGCTACGCGTCCGAACCATTGCCTAAAGGTGCGATTCAAGATGGTAACATCGAAAATATCGACCAAGTTTCTGAAGCGATACGAAAATTACTCAAAAAGAGTGGTGCCACTGCAAAAAATGTCGCACTCGCCATGCCTGCCGCCGCGGTGATTACCAAGAAAATATTTTTATCGGCCGCCTTGAGCGAGCAATCGCTGGAAGTGCAGGTGGAGTCGGAAGCGAGTCAGTATATTCCCTTTTCCATGGATGAGGTCAGCCTCGATTTCTGCGTTATTGGTCCGGCGCTTAATCCGGAAGATGTAGAAGTCATGCTGGCGGCCTCGCGCAAAGAAAAAATTGAAGACCGCGTCGCGGTAGCGCAGGCTTCTGGTTTGCAAGCCAAGGTCATGGATGTGGAATCGTATGCTGCCCGCTCGGCTATGCAGCGCCTGATAGAAAAGCAAGCCAACGGCGGCCGCGAACAGATTTATGCGATCTTTCAGATCGGCGCAAAACGCACTTACATCTATATCATGCTCAACGGTGAAGTCATTTATGAGCGCGAGCAGCAATTCGGCGGTAGCCAGTTGACTCAAGATATCGTCCGCAATTACGGTTTGTCACAGGAAGAAGCGGAATTGAAAAAGAAAAACGGTGAGCTGCCGGACAGTTACGAGATGGAGTTGCTCGAACCGTTTCTGGAAAACGCCGCGCTCGAAGTCACGCGCGCCATACAATTCTTCTTTACTTCCACGCCCTACACGCGCGTCGACCAGATTTTTCTGACCGGCGGCTGTGCCGTTCTGACTGGCTTGGTTGATATCGTCGCTGAACGCACCAAGATTTCCACCGCCGTGCTCAGTCCCTTCAAGGGCATGGAGTTGGCCCCGGGTGTCAATGAAAAGGCTTTGCGCAATGATGCGACGGCCTATACGGTCGCTTGTGGCCTGGCATTGCGGAGATTCGGCTGA
- a CDS encoding penicillin-binding protein 1A — protein sequence MSDKENPAASKSKHPTATKASPLKRFLLATCGVLFGLGVAAALIIGFALTMAYPNLPELDSITSYKPKMPLRIFTADNVLIGEFGEERRNVVRLDQIPEIMKKAVLAIEDDRFYEHGGVDYLGITRAVLHNLTGGAKQGASTITQQVARNFFLSSEQTFKRKIYEILLAWKIEKNLNKDQILEVYMNQIYLGQRAYGFASAAQIYFGKNIKDLTIAEAAMLAGLPKAPSAYNPVANPKRAAVRQQYILQRMHQLRYITTEQFEQAKNEELHTKTDSSAFGIHAEYVSEMARQLVYEQFKEETYTRGLNVYTTITKADQDAAYLSLRRGVMEYEKRHGYRGPEAIIDIPEGKEAADDAIEKALAERSNSDDLQVAMVLEASPKAVRAVLADGEEIAIGETGVSFVSSGLSAKTPANKRIQRGAVIRVMLEGKNWIITQMPEVQSAFVSASTTDGAIKALVGGFDYNLNKFNHVTQAWRQPGSSFKPFIYSASLEKGLSPSTIINDEPIRFDAGQTGGQAWEPKNYDGKYDGPMTMRRGLMKSKNMISIRILHKIGAKYGQEYTTRFGFLPEKNPPYLTLALGAGATTPLQMAGAYAVFANGGYKINPYLISKITETNGQVLVRATPEQAGNESNRVIDERNAFLMDSMLKDVVRSGTAAKAMVLKRPDLAGKTGTTNDSFDAWFAGYQAKLVAIAWIGFDQPRNLGNRETGGGLALPIWIGYMQKALKDLPIEERPVPSGIMSAGGDFYYVENPPGTGVTDLLAAPASMIDE from the coding sequence ATGTCCGATAAAGAAAACCCAGCAGCTTCGAAATCCAAACACCCGACAGCGACCAAAGCCAGCCCGCTCAAGCGTTTTTTGCTCGCTACTTGCGGCGTGCTGTTCGGTCTCGGCGTGGCCGCGGCCCTGATCATCGGCTTCGCGCTGACGATGGCTTACCCGAACCTGCCGGAACTCGATTCGATCACCAGCTACAAACCGAAAATGCCCTTGCGCATTTTTACCGCTGACAATGTACTCATCGGCGAATTCGGTGAAGAGCGCCGCAATGTCGTGCGTCTCGATCAAATTCCGGAAATCATGAAGAAAGCCGTGTTGGCCATTGAGGATGACCGTTTTTACGAACATGGCGGCGTCGATTATCTCGGTATTACCCGCGCGGTACTGCACAATCTGACCGGCGGGGCCAAGCAAGGCGCCTCCACCATTACCCAGCAAGTGGCACGCAACTTCTTTCTGTCCAGCGAACAAACCTTCAAACGCAAGATTTATGAAATCTTGCTGGCTTGGAAAATTGAGAAAAATCTCAATAAAGACCAGATCCTCGAAGTATATATGAATCAAATTTACCTCGGTCAGCGCGCCTATGGTTTCGCCTCGGCCGCGCAGATTTACTTTGGTAAAAACATCAAAGATCTGACGATTGCCGAAGCCGCTATGTTGGCCGGCCTACCAAAAGCGCCTTCAGCCTACAATCCGGTGGCCAATCCGAAACGTGCAGCCGTGCGTCAGCAATACATCCTGCAACGCATGCATCAACTCCGTTACATCACCACAGAGCAGTTCGAGCAAGCCAAAAACGAAGAACTGCATACCAAAACCGACAGCAGCGCCTTCGGCATCCATGCCGAATATGTGTCGGAGATGGCACGTCAGTTGGTCTACGAACAATTTAAGGAAGAGACGTATACGCGCGGCCTCAACGTCTACACCACCATCACCAAAGCCGACCAAGATGCCGCCTACCTGTCATTACGACGCGGCGTGATGGAATATGAAAAGCGCCATGGCTATCGCGGCCCGGAAGCCATCATCGATATCCCGGAAGGGAAAGAAGCGGCCGACGATGCAATAGAAAAAGCACTGGCTGAGCGCAGCAACAGCGACGATCTGCAAGTCGCGATGGTGCTCGAAGCGAGCCCCAAGGCAGTGCGTGCGGTGCTGGCTGACGGCGAAGAAATCGCCATCGGTGAAACCGGCGTGAGTTTTGTCAGCAGCGGCTTATCGGCGAAAACCCCGGCCAACAAACGCATCCAGCGTGGCGCAGTGATACGGGTCATGCTGGAAGGGAAGAACTGGATCATCACCCAAATGCCGGAAGTCCAATCGGCCTTCGTTTCAGCCAGCACGACCGACGGTGCCATCAAGGCACTGGTTGGCGGCTTCGATTACAACCTCAACAAGTTCAATCACGTCACCCAAGCATGGCGTCAGCCGGGTTCGAGCTTCAAGCCTTTCATTTATTCCGCTTCACTGGAAAAAGGCTTGTCGCCATCGACCATCATCAACGATGAGCCAATCAGGTTCGATGCCGGACAAACCGGTGGTCAAGCTTGGGAACCAAAGAATTACGACGGCAAATACGATGGTCCGATGACCATGCGCCGAGGTTTGATGAAATCAAAAAATATGATTTCGATTCGTATCTTGCATAAAATCGGTGCCAAATATGGTCAGGAATACACCACCCGTTTCGGTTTTCTGCCAGAGAAAAATCCGCCCTACTTGACGCTGGCTCTCGGTGCCGGTGCTACCACGCCGCTGCAGATGGCCGGTGCCTATGCGGTGTTTGCCAACGGTGGTTACAAAATCAACCCCTACCTGATCAGTAAAATTACCGAAACCAATGGCCAAGTCTTGGTACGCGCCACACCTGAACAGGCCGGCAATGAAAGCAACCGCGTGATCGATGAGCGCAATGCCTTCCTCATGGACAGCATGCTCAAGGATGTAGTGCGTTCCGGTACGGCGGCCAAAGCCATGGTACTCAAGCGTCCGGATCTGGCCGGCAAGACCGGCACCACCAATGACTCCTTCGATGCCTGGTTCGCCGGCTATCAAGCCAAACTGGTGGCCATTGCTTGGATAGGATTTGATCAACCGCGCAATCTCGGTAATCGCGAGACCGGCGGCGGTTTGGCGCTGCCGATCTGGATCGGGTATATGCAAAAAGCCTTGAAAGATTTACCGATAGAAGAACGGCCTGTACCTAGCGGCATCATGTCTGCCGGCGGTGATTTTTACTACGTGGAAAACCCACCCGGTACCGGTGTGACCGATCTGCTGGCGGCACCGGCGAGCATGATCGACGAATAG